CACGGCACCCGGCATCCGCTGGTTGGCGTAGAAGTCGTTGCGCATCTCGGCCTGGCGGTTCCGGTAGGCGGCCATGCGGTTGACCCGATCGATGTAGCGGGGGCTCGCGCTATAGCCGGGCCGCCATTGTTCGCCGGGCGCGAGCGGAAACCAGCCCACGCCGCTGCGGCCATCGCCGATCTGCAAGGTGGCATTCACGCCACTGCCGCCGCCCACAAAGCCGACCAGCGCGGGCGAATACACAGGCCGTGCGGTGGGCTGCCCCGGCACCCAGGCCCAGCGCGGGCCCACGCGGGCCCAGCGGCCGTAGTGGAACGGCGCAAAGCCCCAAGGCGCGGCATCGACCCAGGTCAGGCCCCAGGGCGCGATGTTCACCCACTGGCCGTCGCGGTAGGGCGCCCAGTCGGCGTCCACGTTGCGCGGGTACCAGACGTCGCCGTAGCTGGGGTCGCTCCGCCAGTCGCCGTAGGTGTCGAGCTGCTGGTAGCCGACCACCTCGCGCGAGACGTAGCGCGCCGAAACGGATTGATCCTCGATGCGGTTGCGCTCGGCCACCCAGGCGTCGAAGCTGCCGTTCTGTGCGGGGGCACCGCCCAACGCGGCAAGGTCGCGGCCGGACACGGTGAGTTGCTGCCGCGCGTCCAGTGTTTGCGATTGGCCGTTTTCGCCATGAAGCGTGGCGCGGCCGGAGGCCACCGCGACCCAGGTGGTGCCGGCGGACGGGTCGGCCGCAATGCGGTATTCGCCCGGTGCGTCGATCACCACCGCGAGGTTGCCGGTGTCGACCTCGACGCGTTGGCCCGAAAGATCGTCGCGCACGCGCAATTGCAGGTGGCCCTGGTTCGCGGTGATGCGCACGGTGTCGTCGTCGAGCTCGGAGAACTCGACATGTGTCTGCCCGTCCATTCGCAGTGCCGCCGAGCCGATGTGGACTTCGGCGCGCGCGTTGCGATCGGTCCAGAGCCGGTCCCCGGTGGTGATGGGTCGGTTGGGTTGCGCGTCGTACCAGCTGTCTTCGCCGGCCGGCGCGAAGCTCACCGTGCCTTGCTGGAGGTTGAGGCGCGCCACGCGGCCCGGGGGGTCTTGCTGCTGTGCGCCGGCCGCCGCGCCGAGGCACAGCAGCGCGAGGCCGAGCAGCCATCGGTGCAGAGGCCGGTGAAGAAGGGAAAAGGCGGTGCGGTTCATGGTTTGTCTCTGGTTCGCGGGGCCGGACGAAGGCGATGCACATGTAACGCGCGAGAATCCGCTGCCGCTGTCAGCGCATGCCCTCTGCTTGGTGAAGTGCACGCACATTCGGCAACCGCTTGTAATGAGGGACTCTGCATGAAAAACGACAACAACACTGGTGTATTGAACGAAGTGCGCTACCGAAACAATAGCAAATCGTGCTGGTTCGCAGCGCTCGCGTTCGGCGTGGCGGGTTTCATCGCCAACCCTGCCGACGCCCAGCTGGCGCGCAAGCCCTCCTATTACCAGCAGCAGAACAAGGCTGTGCCCGAGGGTGCGGCCATGCCACCCGCCGCGCATCCGGCGGCGCCCGCATCCCTGCCGGCGCTGCGCAGCCGGGACGATTTCGACACCCTGGCGCGGGTGTACGACGCCGGCACGCCGATGCAACTGGCCCACGTGCTGTTCGCCGTCGACCGCCGGGCCAAGCCCTTGCGCACCTATTACATCGACACGCCGCGCTTCCAGCTCCACGTGCGCTTCGTGCGCGACATCGGGCTCGCGCCCCACGCGGGCAAGCGCGAGATCGACCGCAACTACCTCGTGCCGGACCGCCGCTTTCTTTTCGGTACGCTGAGCTGGCAGCAGAACATCGGCAGCTTCACCTACGAATTCTGGGAGGGCGACCGGCTCACCCCTGCGCTGCTGCGGCAGGCCGATGCGCAGGTGAAGGCCAGCTTCTTTGCGCCGGTCAAGTTCAAGACCAATTCCACGCTGCACGAGCGGGTCGCAAAGGAAACAGGCATCGACTTCGTCAGCCAGGAAGCACTGATCCGCGAGCAGCCCTACATGCCGATGAACCTCGGCACGGCCACGGGCCGGGTGCGCATCGTGGACGAGGCTTCGGGCGCGAACGGGTTGAACGCGCTGCTGCCCGACGACATTGCTGTGCTGCGCCAGGTGCCGATCAGCCTGCCGCCGGTGGCCGGCGTGCTGACCGAGCGGCCCTCGACCGCGCTTTCGCACGTCAACCTGCTGGCCAAGGGCTGGGGCATTCCCAATGCCTACGTGCGCGATGCCGCGTCCGTGCTGCGCGAGCATGCGGGCCAGTGGGTGGCGCTCAAGGTCGCGGCTTCGGGGTATCAGGTGCGCCGCCTCACGTCCGACGAGATCGCGGCGCTGCCGCCGCGCAATGTGCGCACCGCGGGCATCGGCGCGATTCCTGGCGGTGCGAAAGCCGCTCCGCCCGACCTGCGCGAAACCCGCTTGCTGCCACTTGCGTCTCTTCGCGCGCGCCACAGCGCGCAGTGCGGTTCCAAGGCTGCCAACCTCGGCGCCGTGCTGGCTGCGCGCGTTCCGTCCACCACGGTGCCCGACGGCTTCTGCATTCCCTTTGCGCACTACGACCGCTTCATGCGCGCGAACGGCCTGGCGGACCGCATTGCGCGCATGCAGCGGCAGCCCGGTTTCGCGAGCGATCCGCAGCAGCGGCAGAAGGCGCTCGCGCAGCTGCGCGACGAAATCGTCCAATGGCCGGTCGAGCCTGCCACCGCGGCGGCATGGCGCGCCGCATGGCAGTCGCAACTGGGCGGCGGCGGCGTGTTCGTGCGCAGCTCGTCCAATTCGGAAGACCTGCCCGGCTTCAGCGGCGCGGGGCTCTACACCACGGTGCCCAACGTCAAGACGGGCGACGCGCTCGAGTTGGCGGTGAAGAAGGTCTGGGCCTCGGTCTTCAACCCCGAGGCCTGGGAGGCGCGCAGCGCCGCAGGCTTCGGCGCCGAGTCGGTGCTGATGGGCGTGTTCGTTCAGACCGCCATCGATTCGACCAATGCCGGCGTGATGATCACGCGCGACCCGTTCGATGCCGGCCATCCGTACGTGACCTACATCTCGGCCAAGCGCGGCATCGGCATCCGCGTGGTGGAGGGCCAGCGCGTGGCGGAGCAGGTGATGTATTCGAGCTGGTCGAAGGCCATCCAGGTGCTGAGCCGGTCGGCCGAAGAAACCGCCCTGCAACTCGACAAGGACGGCGGCGTGAAGGAAGTGCCGGTCGAAGTGGGCCGCAACGTGCTCACAGACGAACTGGTGCTGCGTCTTGCAAGCGTGGGCGCCGCCGTGAAGCGGGCCTTCGGCGGCATCGACCAGGACATCGAATGGGCCACCGTGGGCGACCGCATCGTGCTGCTGCAGGCGCGTCCCTACGTGGAGCGGCGCCGCTGAGCGGAGGAGAAGGAGCTCAACCTCCGTAAAGATACTGCGGCAGCCACAGCGTCAACCCCGGCCAGATGTACATGAACACCATGCACAGGATCACGATCAGCATGTACGGCATCATCCCCGCGAAGATCTGGTTGATCGTCACGTGCGGCGGCGATACGCCTTTCAGATAGAAGGCCGACATCGCCACCGGCGGCGAGAGGAACGCCGCCTGCAGGTTGACGAACACCAGCACGCCGAACAGCAGCGGATCGATCTGGAAGTGCGCGAGCAGCGGCAGGAAGATGGGCACGAAGATGACGATGATCTCGGTCCACTCCAGCGGCCAGCCCAGCACGAAGATGATCGCCTGCGACAGCAGCAGAAATTGCAGCGGGCTGAGGTTCATGCCGAGCACCCACTCCTCGACGATGCGTTGGCCGCCGAGCAGCGCGAACACCGCCGAAAAGAGCGCCGAACCCACGAACAGCCAGCAGACCATCGAGGTGGTCTTGAGCGTGAGGAACACGGCCTCCTTGGTCTTCTTGAAATTGAGCGTGCCGGCCTGCCAGGCCATGAGAAAAGCCCCCGCCGCGCCGACCGCGGCCGACTCGGTGGCGGTCGTGATGCCGAACAGAATCACGCCCAGCACCACCAGCGTGAGCGTGGCGAGCGGCATCACCGACGACACGAGCATGCGCAGGATCTCGAACTGCTCCGCATCCATGCGCCAGTAGTACCAGGCGAGCAGCGCGAGCGTGAAGAGGCTGGCAAGCAGGAAGCCCGTGTAAAAGGCTTCGGGCACTGCCGCGGTCTTCGGCGCATCTACGGCTTCGCCGAGCTGTTGCAAGCCGCCCTCGGCGTTCGATGGGGCCGCAGCGGTTTCGCTGCCGGGCGGCTCTTCGACGCCGCCGGCCGGCTCCTGCAGGCCGCCTTCCGATGCGGGTTCCGCCGGCGGTTCCGATGTCGGCGGCTCGGCCAGTCCGGTGCCGGAGGCTTCGGGCAATGCCGCGGCCGCTGCGGTGCCTTCGGCTTTTTGCGCCGACTGCTGCTGCACGGCCGGTGCGTTGTTGTCCTTCTGGGAATAGATCGTCACGTACCACCAGACAGAGCCCAGCGTCGCGGCCGCGAGCGCCACCGGCACCAGCGCGCTCAGCAGCCCGCGCAGCAGCATCCACCACGTGATGCGCACGCCCTCGGCCGTGCCGCGCAGCGCGCGCGCCGGCGACGCCACGGCCGCGGCGAGTGCCGGCAGCAGGCGCGGCGAATAGCTGGCCGCGAGGTGCGCAACCCAGGCCGAGACCGGCGCGCGCTGCTGGTCGGGTGGCAGCTTGGGAGCCACCTTCGGCTGCAGCATGGCCCAGCCGATCACGTAGACCAAGTACAGAAAAGCGAGGAAGAAGCCGGGGAACATCGCCGCCGCATAGAGCTTGACGACCGACTGCCCGGCCACGGCCGCGTAGACGATGATCATCACCGACGGCGGAATCAGGATGCCGAGCGTACCGCCGGCGGTGATGACGCCGGCCGCAAGGCGCGTGTCGTAGCCGGCATTGAGCATCGGCCGCATCGCAATGACGCCCATCAGCACCACCACCGCGCCGACCAGGCCGCTCGCGATGCCCCAGAAAGTGCAGACGATCAGCGTGGTGACCGCGAGCGATCCCGGCACGCGGCGGAACGCGAGCTGCACGCTGTGGAACATCTTGTCGACCAGTGCGCCGCGCTCCATCACGTAGCCCATCAACACGAAAAGCGGGATGGACAGCAGCGTCTCGTTGGTCATGGCCCCGAAGGCGCGCTGCACCATCAGGTCGAAGACCTTGTTGTCGAGCCAGGGCGAGGCGGGATCGTAGAAGGCGATGAAGCCGAAGAACATGCCCAGGCCCATCAGCGTGAAGGCGGTGGGAAAGCCGAGCATGATCACGACCACGATCAGGCCGAGCATCAGCATGCCGAGTGCCGGTTCGCTCATTCCGAAACCTCCGTGCTTCGCACTGCGATGCGAGCTTGCTTGGGGCGGCCCGGCGCGGCGCTCATGCGGCACCCCCGGTCGTGTCGCTCTTGCGCTGCTGCGCGGCCTGCTCGATGGACTTGGCCTTGTCGATCACCTCGCGCTTGTCGGCTTCGTCGACATAGCTGCTGCCGGCGAGCTGGTCTCCGACCACGTCCATTTCTTCCGCGTCCTTCAGGCGCGGCGTCCATGCACCGGTTTTCAGGCACAGCGCGCAGCGCACCATCTCCGCGATGCCCTGCACCAGCAGCACGGCGCCGGCCACTGGGATCACGAACTTGAAGGGGTACACCGGGATCGGGTCGGCATTGAAGGTCTGCTCGCGCATCGCGAGCGATTCACCGAAGTAGGTCCAGCCCGACCAGGTGAGCGCCACCACGCCCGGCAGAAAGAAGATGGCGAACAGCACGAGGTCGAGCGCGGCCTGCGTGCGCGGCTTCATGCTGCCGTAGAAGAAGTCGCCGCGCACATGGCCGGCCTGCGACAGTGTGTAGGCGCCGCCCATCATGAAGAGCGTGCCGTAGAGCATGTTGTTGGCATCGAAGATCCAGGCGGTGGGCGCATTGAGCGCATAGCGCTTGAAGACCTCGCCGCACACCAGCAGCATCAGTGCCACGATGAGCCAAGAGAAGGTCTTGCCCACGACCATGCTGAACCGGTCGACGGCGTGGAGGAAGCGTTGAATGGTCATGACGTTCTAGGTGGGCCCGTTCGTGGAACGCCGCGGACCGGCTTTGCCGGGCCACGGTGTTGCCCCCTGAAGGGTCAGCTCTTCTTCTTGCCGAAGTAGTGGTTGTAGGCCATCTTGAAATCGACGCCGTAGTCGTTCTGCCACTGCAGCGCACGCTCGGCGAACACGCGCTGCGAGTCGAGCACCTTCTTGAACAGCGGGTTCTCTCCGGCCTTCTTCTCCACCGTCTTGTCCCATGCAGCGAGCTGCGCGCGCAGCACCGCATCGGGCGTCTTGTAGAACTTGATGCCGGCTTTCTTCATGTCGGCATAGTCCTGCGAGTTGCGCTGCACCGCCTTCCAACTCATGTCGGCGCTCGCGGCCTGCACGGCGTAGTCGATGATCGAGCGCAGCTCTTGCGACAGCGCGCTGTACTTGCCCTTGTTGAACAGCACCTCGAACTGCTCGCCCGACTGGTGAAAGCTCTGCAGCATGCAGTTCTTCACCACGTCGGGGAAGCCGAGCGTGCGGTCGCTCGATGCGTTGTTGAACTCGGCTGCATCGATCAGCCCGCGGTCGAGCGCGGGCACGATCTCGCCGCCGGGCAGCGGGTTCACGGCCGTGCCCATCTCGGTGAACATGTCCACGGCCAGCCCCACGGTGCGGAACTTGAGCCCCTTCATGTCCTCGACCTTGGCGATCGGCTTCTTGAACCAGCCGAGCGGCTGCGTCGGCATCGGGCCGTAGAGGTACGACACCACCTCCATGTTCAGGCTCTTGTAGATTTCATCGAGCAGCACCTTGCCGCCACCGTAGTTGTGCCAGGCCAGCACGGTGTTGGCGTCCATGCCGAAGCCAGGGCCCGACCCCCACAGCGCGAGCGCCGAGTTCTTGCCGTAGTGGTAGGCCACCACGCCGTGGCCGCCGTCGAGCGTGCCCTTGTTCACCGCCTCCAGCAGCTGGAACGCGGGGACCACGGCGCCGGAGGGCAGCACTTCGATCTTGAGGCGGCCGCCGGCCATGTCGTTGACTTTTTTGGCGAAGTCGCTGGCGTACTCGTGGAAGATGTCCTTGGCCGGCCAGGTGCTCTGGAAGCGCAGCGAAGTGGTCTGGGCCATGCTGACCATGGGCGCCGACATGGCGCCCGCAGCCACGGCCGCGCCCTTGAGAAGGCTGCGGCGGCGGGGTGATTTGCTCTCTGTCATGTTGTCTCTCTCCATACAAGTTCTGACTGAAGAAACCCTGCCCGCCTTCTTGGCGTTATGTTCGGCAGGCCCATCCGCATCTTTGGCGCGCTGGAATATGCGACAAACAGGGTTTTCACGAACTGGTGAAAAATTCCACCATCCGGCGGGGCTCCGGGACAACCCACAGAGGGCTGCTTCCCTGAAGCAGCCCTGTCTATCGAAAGGATTCAAAGACATGACTGAACCCGTTGGGGAAAAGGGCTATGCGGGCGACGTGACGCCCGAACAGGCAGCGCAATGGATGGCGAGCGGCGAGGCGGTGCTGGTCGACGTGCGCAGCGACGCCGAGCGCGAGTGGGTCGGCTACGTACCCGGCGCCGTGCCGCTGGCCTGGAAGCAGTGGCCGGGCATGGCGCTCAATCCGGCCTTCGACGGCGGCATCCGTGCCGCGGGGGAGGACGGCAAGAAGAAACTGGTGCTGCTGTGCCGCAGCGGCGTGCGCTCCATCGCTGCCGCGAGGCGCGCCACCGAACTGGGGCTGGAGGCCTACAACATTCTGGAGGGGTTCGAAGGCAATCCGGACGACAACGGGCACCGGGGCGTGCTCGGCGGCTGGCGCAAGCGCGGGTTGCCTTGGAAGCAGAACTAGGGTTCACCATCAGCGTGCCCAGGTGCCCAGGGCATCGGGTGCTCCGTGCAGCGAAATAAAGGAGGAGCCCGAAGGGCGGGGGACATTCGCGGAGGGGAGTACCCGGTGGCCTGTGCACAAGCCCTGAACAGCAGCGCCAAAAGACAAAAGGCCCACCGTCTCCAGTGGGCCCTTTCAGCGGCGAGTGAATCAGCTCAAAGCGCCGGAATGCGCAGCTTCTGCCCCGGGTAGATCTTGTCCGGGTGGCTCAGCATCGGCTTGTTGGCTTCGAAGATCGCGTTGTACTTGTTGGCATCGCCGTAGTACTTCTTCGAAATGGCGGAGAGCGTATCGCCCTTCACCACGTCGTGGTACTGGGCGGGCGGGGCCGCCGGTGCGACCAGCTTGTTGTCGACGCTCGTCACATTGGCCACGTTGCCCGCGGCGAGCCCGGCCTTTTCGCTCGCTTCCTGCGACGGTGCCTGGCCGGCCAGCGTGACCACGCCCGTTGCGGCTGCATAGGTCACTTCCAGCCCTGTGAGGCCGAGGTTCTGCGTCTCGATGTAGGTCTTGATGGCAGCCGCGGCCTTGGTGTTGGCGTCCGGCTCGGCGGCCTGGGCCGATGAACCGCCGAACAGCTTTTCTCCTGCTTCCTTGATGAAACTCAGCAAGCCCATGGGGTACTCCTTCTGCCTTGGTTGTGGGGAATCGCGACTGTAACGGCGGCGCGTGACCGCGGCGCGTAGTCCCGCGCCGCAAGTGCAAGCGGCGGTAAGCGGCATAAAGTCGCAATAATCCCGCCCATGGCATCCCCCTTCCTTGCGATCGACATCGGCAACACCCGCCTCAAATGGGCTCTCTACGATGCGGCGCATCCGGGGGCCGCTCTCGTGGCGCACGGGGCGGAGTTTCTCGACCACATCGAACGGCTGGCCGACGGCCCGTGGGCCAACCTGCCCGCGCCCGGTTCCATGCTCGGCTGCGTGGTGGCCGGCGATGCGGTGCGCCGCCGTGCCGAGGAGCAGATCGAAGAGCGCTTCGAATGCGCGCCGCGCTGGGTGGTGTCGAGCGTGGCCGAAGCGGGCATCGTCAACGGCTACGACCATCCGACGCGCCTCGGGGCCGACCGCTGGGTGGCGATGATCGGCGCGCGGCACCGCATGCTGGGCACGGGGCCGGCGCGGCCGATGGTGGTGGTGCTGATCGGCACCGCCGTCACGGTGGAAGCGATCGACGCCAGCGGCAAGTTCCTCGGCGGGTTGATCCTGCCGGGCCACGGCATCATGCTGCGCGCGCTGGAGTCGGGCACCGCCGGGCTGCACGTGCCCACCGGCGAGGTGCGCGAATTTCCCACCAACACCAGCGACGCGCTCACCAGCGGCGGCACCTACGCCATTGCGGGTGCCGTGGAGCGCATGGTGCAGCACGTGCGCTCGCACTGCGGCGCCGAGCCGGCCTGCTACATGACCGGTGGCGCGGGCTGGAAGATGGCGCCCGTCATGAACGGGGACTTCGAGCTCGTCGAGAGCCTGATCATGGACGGGCTTCTTGTGATTGCCCAAGCACGAGGCTGACGCCAGCCTGAGAGCTCAAGGGCGCATGAGCGCGTCGGCCACCGCCTGGAACGCCGGCAGCGTGAGCGGGTCGTTCCCCGCATTGCCCGCCACCGGATGCGCGGCATAGCGCACGATCACCATCTCGGCCTTCGGATCGACATAGATGCTCTGGCCGTGGATGCCGCGTGCCATGTAGGCGCGGTGCGGGTTGTTCGTGACCCACCACATGTTGCGGTACGACCAGCCCGGCAGCAGCGCGTAGCCGGCCTTGGCGAACTTGGCGGGATCGCCGCCGCGCGCAATGTCTTCGACCACCGCCTTGGGAATGGCCTGCTGCCCGTTCGGTGCCCGGCCGCCGTTGCGCATGGTCTCGCCGAAGCGCGCGATGTCGCGCAGCACGGTGTTGAGCCCGCCGCCGCCCGATTCGGTGCCGATGCGGTCGACCATGAAGTAGGCGTCCTGTTCGGCGCCGATGCGGCGCCAGATCTTTTCGCTCAGCAGGTCGGCGAGCGGCTGGTTGCTGGCGCGGCGCAGGATCCAGGCGAGCACCTCGGCATTCACCGTCTTGTAGGCAAAGCCGGCGTCATGCGCGCCTTCCTTCTGCAGCGTGGCAAGGAATTCGTAGAACGACTTCGGGCCGGCGTAGTTCGGGCCTTGGGCCAGCATGCCGCCGGCGCGCGCATAGTCCCAGACCTCGGCCTTCGGATCGGCGTAGTTTTCGGAATAGCGCACGCCGATGGTCATGTCCATGACCTGGCGCACCGTGGCGTCGCCGTAGGCCGTGTCCTTGAGCTCGGGGAGGTATTTGGTGACCGGCGCGGACGGATCGAGCTTGCCCTCGTCAGCGAGGATGGCCGCGAGCGTGCCGACGAAGGACTTGGTGACCGACATCGCGATGTGCGGCCGCTCGGGCGTGAGCGCGCCGAAGTATTTTTCGTAGACCACACGGCCGCGGTGCATCACCAGGATGCCGTCGGTGTAGGTGCGCGGGATCATTTGCGCGAAGGTCACGGTCTCGCCCGTACTCCCCAGAGGCTTGAACGTGACGGCCTCGATGTCGTTGCGCGGCGCCGCCGGCAACGGGCTGGCCGTGCCGCTGCCGCGCCACACGTTGGCGGTGGGCACCGTTTCGCGCGCGTGCGAGAAGCTCCAGCGCGTGCGCGGAAACACGCCGCCGGCCGGGTTGTCGAAGGTGATCAGCTTATCGGGCGGCGGCGGAAAGCCCTTCATCCAGCCCATGGCCTCGACCGAAGTGGCCGCGGGGTCGGGTGGCGCGGCGGGCGCGGGCGTCTGTGCGTTGGAGGTGTTCACGGCAAGGAGTGCGAAGGCGGCGGCAAGCGCCGTGCGTTTGAAGAGGGGCATGGGTTTACAAGGCTCCGTTGGAATCGATCATCAACGACCGCTGAAACGCGCGGGGCGGCGTTCGACAAAAGAGCGCACGCCTTCGGCCGCGTCTTCGCTGTTCGCCAGGCGCTTCTGCGTCTCGATGAATTCCGACACCGCCGCGAGCGGCCCGTGTTCCACAGCCTTGATCACGTTGAGCCGGGTGGCCACCACCGCCTGCGGCGCCTGCGCCGCAATGCGCTGCGCAATGGCCAGCGCTGCGTCGAGCTCCTGCCCGGCCGGCACCACCTTCTGAACGAAGTTCAGGCGGTACGCCTCGGCACTGTCGAACTCGTCGGCCGTGAGCAGGTGCAGCATCGCATTGCCCACGCCCGCGCGTTCGGCCATGCGCAGCGTGGCGCCGCCCGTGGCCATGATGCCGCGCTGTACTTCCATCTGCGAGAAGCGGCAGTTGTCGGCCGCCACCACGATGTCCGCGCCCAGCATCAGTTCGATGCCGACCGTGAAGCAGATGCCTTTCACCGCCGCCACCATCGGCTTGCTGCGGCGGCGGTAGCCGGGCAGGCCGAAGTCGTGCGGCTCCACCAGCCCGGCCGGAATCGCCTTCTCGCCGCGCTTCATGTACTCGGTGACCGCGGGCAGGTCCAGGCCCGCCGTGAAGTGGTCGCCGAAGGCATGCAGCACGCCCACGCGCAGGTCCGGGTCGTCGTCGAGCCGGGTGTAGGCCTCGGCCAGCTGCTTGAACATCGGCGGCGTCCAGCCGTTGCGCTTGGCGGGGCGGTTGATGCCGATCAGCAGCACGTGGCCGATGACCTGCGTGTCGATGCAGCCTTCGGCCGGTGGAGCGGCCGGAGTGATGGGGGCGGCGGTCATGGTGGTTGTCTCCTTGTTTTTTTGTTCTTGCCGTGCTCAGTAGGCGTACACGCCGCGTCCGGTCTTGCGTCCGAGCTGGCCGGCCGCGACCATTTCCTTCAAGAGCGGGCAGGGGCGGTACTTGGAATCGCCGAACTGCTCGAGGTACACCTCCATCACGGCCAGGCACACATCCAGGCCGATCATGTCGGCCAGTGCCAGCGGGCCGATGGGCTGGTTGCAGCCCTGCTTCATGCCGGCGTCGATGTCTTCGGCGGTGGCGATGCCTTCGGACAGCACGAAGAAGGCCTCGTTGATCATCGGCACCAGGATGCGGTTGACCACGAAGCCGGGCGCGTTCTTCACGGTGATCGGCGACTTGCCGAGCTTCTCGGCCAGCGCCTTGACGGCGTCGTGCGTGGCGTCGCTCGTGAGATAGCCGCGGATCAGCTCCACCAGCGCCATCATCGGCACCGGGTTGAAGAAGTGCATGCCGATGAAGCGGTCGGGGCGCGAGGTGGCGGCCGCGAGCTGCGTGATCGAGATCGACGAGGTGTTCGACGCGATGATGACTTCGGGCGCCACCAGCTCGTCGACCTGCTTGAGGATCTTGAGCTTGAGCGCGTGGTTCTCGGTGGCGGCTTCGATCACCAGTTGCGCACCCTTCAGGTCCTCGTAGTTCGTCGAGCCCTTGATCAGCGCGAGCGCCGCGGCCTTCTGCTCGGCCGTGAGCTTTTCTTTCTTGATCAGCCGGTCGAGGCTGCCCGACACGGTGGCCAGGCCCTTGTCGACGGCCGCCTGGGCGACGTCGATCATCACCACGTTCACGCCGGACACCGCGCAGGCCTGCGCAATGCCATTGCCCATTGTTCCGGCGCCGATGATGCCGACGGTCTGGATCGTCATGAGAAAACTCCTTGAATAAAAGGAAAACTGGGGAAGGGGCGGGTGGCGCGAGGGCCGCCGCCGCGGCAGGAGATCGATTGTGAAGCAGCCCCGCCAAGCCGCTGTTGCCGCGAGCGACACGGGCGCCGCCGGGTGGCTTACAGTGCGGCGATTGCTTTTTCTTCTCTCTTTTCGACTCCGACCATGACCACCCTCGGCACCCCTCTTTCCCCTTCCGCCACCCGCGTGATGCTGCTCGGCTCCGGCGAACTCGGCAAGGAGGTGCTGATCGCCCTGCAGCGCCTCGGCGTCGAAACCATCGCGGTCGACCGCTACGAGAACGCGCCCGGCCAGCAGGTGGCGCACCACGCGCGCACCATCACCATGAGCGACCCCGAGCAGCTCAAGGCGCTGATCGAGGCCGAGAAGCCCATGCTCGTGGTGCCCGAGATCGAGGCCATCGCCACGCCGATGCTGCAGCAGCTCGAAGACGCCGGCGTGGTGCGTGTGATTCCCACGGCTCGCGCCGCCCGCCTCACGATGGACCGCGAAGGCATCCGCCGCCTGGCCGCCGAAACGCTGGGCGTGCCGACCAGCCCCTACAAATTCTGCGACTCGCTGGCCGAACTGCAGGCTGCCATCGACGAAGGCATTGGCTACCCCTGCATCGTCAAGCCCGTGATGAGCAGCTCCGGCAAGGGCCAAAGCAAGATCGACGGCCCGGCCGACGTGCAGAAGGCCTGGGACTACGCCATGGCCGGCGGCCGCGTGAGCCACGGCCGCGTGATCGTCGAGGGCTTCATCGACTTCGACTACGAGATCACGCTGCTCACCGTGCGTGCGAAGGATGAGGCCGG
The Variovorax paradoxus genome window above contains:
- a CDS encoding DUF6600 domain-containing protein, giving the protein MNRTAFSLLHRPLHRWLLGLALLCLGAAAGAQQQDPPGRVARLNLQQGTVSFAPAGEDSWYDAQPNRPITTGDRLWTDRNARAEVHIGSAALRMDGQTHVEFSELDDDTVRITANQGHLQLRVRDDLSGQRVEVDTGNLAVVIDAPGEYRIAADPSAGTTWVAVASGRATLHGENGQSQTLDARQQLTVSGRDLAALGGAPAQNGSFDAWVAERNRIEDQSVSARYVSREVVGYQQLDTYGDWRSDPSYGDVWYPRNVDADWAPYRDGQWVNIAPWGLTWVDAAPWGFAPFHYGRWARVGPRWAWVPGQPTARPVYSPALVGFVGGGSGVNATLQIGDGRSGVGWFPLAPGEQWRPGYSASPRYIDRVNRMAAYRNRQAEMRNDFYANQRMPGAVTVVPADRFGRGPFGRRDLVRLPDDRFARVPVAPAPGIPMHGFGGGFGRPAAMQPPPQLRARQQQEFQYEQARQVQQMQQAQNIQAMQQRAAQQQAAQQQQQQQMEWQRQQGQRQQQQEWQQRGGQDQWQQQRQLQQQQQQQMQLQQQQALRQQQEMQQRAAQAQAQQQQQQAQIQQQQRAAQQQALAQQQMLRQQQEMQQRAVQAQQQAQAQQQAQQNAMRQAQEAQVRAMQQQRGFAPPPPPQQPQPQAQPQPQPGQRGGDDRRRLMTSPDSQQR
- a CDS encoding PEP/pyruvate-binding domain-containing protein, producing the protein MKNDNNTGVLNEVRYRNNSKSCWFAALAFGVAGFIANPADAQLARKPSYYQQQNKAVPEGAAMPPAAHPAAPASLPALRSRDDFDTLARVYDAGTPMQLAHVLFAVDRRAKPLRTYYIDTPRFQLHVRFVRDIGLAPHAGKREIDRNYLVPDRRFLFGTLSWQQNIGSFTYEFWEGDRLTPALLRQADAQVKASFFAPVKFKTNSTLHERVAKETGIDFVSQEALIREQPYMPMNLGTATGRVRIVDEASGANGLNALLPDDIAVLRQVPISLPPVAGVLTERPSTALSHVNLLAKGWGIPNAYVRDAASVLREHAGQWVALKVAASGYQVRRLTSDEIAALPPRNVRTAGIGAIPGGAKAAPPDLRETRLLPLASLRARHSAQCGSKAANLGAVLAARVPSTTVPDGFCIPFAHYDRFMRANGLADRIARMQRQPGFASDPQQRQKALAQLRDEIVQWPVEPATAAAWRAAWQSQLGGGGVFVRSSSNSEDLPGFSGAGLYTTVPNVKTGDALELAVKKVWASVFNPEAWEARSAAGFGAESVLMGVFVQTAIDSTNAGVMITRDPFDAGHPYVTYISAKRGIGIRVVEGQRVAEQVMYSSWSKAIQVLSRSAEETALQLDKDGGVKEVPVEVGRNVLTDELVLRLASVGAAVKRAFGGIDQDIEWATVGDRIVLLQARPYVERRR
- a CDS encoding TRAP transporter large permease, whose translation is MSEPALGMLMLGLIVVVIMLGFPTAFTLMGLGMFFGFIAFYDPASPWLDNKVFDLMVQRAFGAMTNETLLSIPLFVLMGYVMERGALVDKMFHSVQLAFRRVPGSLAVTTLIVCTFWGIASGLVGAVVVLMGVIAMRPMLNAGYDTRLAAGVITAGGTLGILIPPSVMIIVYAAVAGQSVVKLYAAAMFPGFFLAFLYLVYVIGWAMLQPKVAPKLPPDQQRAPVSAWVAHLAASYSPRLLPALAAAVASPARALRGTAEGVRITWWMLLRGLLSALVPVALAAATLGSVWWYVTIYSQKDNNAPAVQQQSAQKAEGTAAAAALPEASGTGLAEPPTSEPPAEPASEGGLQEPAGGVEEPPGSETAAAPSNAEGGLQQLGEAVDAPKTAAVPEAFYTGFLLASLFTLALLAWYYWRMDAEQFEILRMLVSSVMPLATLTLVVLGVILFGITTATESAAVGAAGAFLMAWQAGTLNFKKTKEAVFLTLKTTSMVCWLFVGSALFSAVFALLGGQRIVEEWVLGMNLSPLQFLLLSQAIIFVLGWPLEWTEIIVIFVPIFLPLLAHFQIDPLLFGVLVFVNLQAAFLSPPVAMSAFYLKGVSPPHVTINQIFAGMMPYMLIVILCMVFMYIWPGLTLWLPQYLYGG
- a CDS encoding TRAP transporter small permease subunit codes for the protein MTIQRFLHAVDRFSMVVGKTFSWLIVALMLLVCGEVFKRYALNAPTAWIFDANNMLYGTLFMMGGAYTLSQAGHVRGDFFYGSMKPRTQAALDLVLFAIFFLPGVVALTWSGWTYFGESLAMREQTFNADPIPVYPFKFVIPVAGAVLLVQGIAEMVRCALCLKTGAWTPRLKDAEEMDVVGDQLAGSSYVDEADKREVIDKAKSIEQAAQQRKSDTTGGAA